The Methanomicrobiales archaeon HGW-Methanomicrobiales-1 genome includes a region encoding these proteins:
- a CDS encoding 50S ribosomal protein L18, which translates to MATGARYFVPFRRRREGRTDYYKRTALVVADAPRMVVRRTNRHVIIQLVTAEMDGDRTLVAANSAELEHYGYKGSTSSTPAAYLTGMLFAVKAKKANHERAILDIGLSRATKGARVFAALKGAVEAGLDVPHGEEILPSDERAKGAHIAAYNKNAGDIVKMVELAADAIKKELV; encoded by the coding sequence ATGGCAACAGGAGCACGGTATTTTGTCCCCTTCCGAAGACGAAGGGAAGGCAGAACCGATTACTACAAGCGGACCGCACTCGTCGTAGCAGACGCGCCAAGGATGGTCGTGCGCAGGACAAACCGGCACGTCATCATCCAGCTCGTCACCGCTGAGATGGACGGCGACCGCACACTCGTTGCAGCAAATTCTGCCGAGCTGGAACACTACGGATACAAGGGATCGACTTCCAGCACGCCGGCAGCATATCTGACTGGCATGCTCTTTGCGGTAAAAGCAAAGAAGGCAAACCATGAACGCGCAATCCTTGACATCGGACTCAGCCGGGCAACCAAAGGCGCCCGGGTCTTTGCAGCGCTGAAAGGCGCTGTCGAGGCAGGTCTTGATGTTCCTCATGGCGAAGAGATTCTCCCCTCAGACGAGCGGGCCAAGGGTGCGCATATCGCAGCCTACAACAAAAATGCCGGAGATATCGTAAAGATGGTCGAACTGGCTGCAGACGCCATTAAGAAGGAGCTGGTATAA
- a CDS encoding 50S ribosomal protein L19e: MSDVFSQKRIVAAVLKCGVNRVWFDPARISDIENAISREDLRGLVADGAIKARQKKGVSRGRARARIAKRSYGHCKGPGKRKGAAGARNPSKTAWIQKIRAIRKVLVALRDAGTIDRHMYRLVYRKAAGGQFRSVAHMKAQMEILAGRMK, encoded by the coding sequence ATGAGTGATGTCTTCAGCCAGAAACGCATCGTTGCCGCTGTATTAAAGTGCGGTGTCAACCGCGTCTGGTTTGATCCGGCCCGCATCTCGGATATCGAGAACGCAATTTCACGCGAAGATCTGCGCGGGCTTGTTGCTGATGGTGCAATCAAGGCACGCCAGAAGAAAGGTGTGAGCCGTGGCAGAGCCAGGGCACGAATCGCCAAGCGTTCGTACGGGCACTGTAAAGGTCCCGGAAAAAGAAAAGGTGCGGCAGGAGCCCGTAACCCGAGCAAGACTGCATGGATCCAGAAGATCCGGGCAATCAGAAAGGTGCTCGTTGCACTCCGTGATGCCGGAACGATTGACCGGCACATGTACCGCCTTGTCTACAGGAAAGCAGCAGGCGGTCAGTTCAGGAGTGTCGCGCACATGAAAGCGCAGATGGAGATCCTCGCAGGGAGGATGAAGTAA
- a CDS encoding 50S ribosomal protein L32e: MTTEIKRLIRVRVEKGAVFKRDGYGKKRQLSDSWRKPKGQHNKQREQKKAKGAHPKPGYGSPIAVRGMHPSGFFEVLVSSIKELEGLDPKTQAVRISATVGDRKRVGLQAKAIAAGLKVLNVKAVKSAVKKEAATPAAKGAAAPKKETKKPAKSKATDAPVKKGAKKATDKGAEAKKAPAKETKKAETPKAEKAVKAPETATKKAANPKAEKTTEPAAAKQNAASKPKAKKKTDSEVKKNE; encoded by the coding sequence ATGACTACAGAAATAAAGCGACTTATCCGAGTGCGAGTAGAGAAGGGTGCCGTCTTCAAGCGCGATGGATACGGCAAGAAACGACAGCTCTCCGATTCCTGGAGAAAGCCCAAAGGGCAGCACAACAAACAGAGGGAGCAGAAGAAAGCTAAAGGCGCTCACCCCAAGCCCGGCTACGGAAGCCCGATAGCGGTGCGCGGTATGCACCCCAGCGGATTTTTCGAAGTGCTGGTCTCCTCGATCAAGGAACTTGAAGGGCTCGATCCAAAGACACAGGCGGTCCGTATATCCGCTACCGTCGGCGACCGAAAGCGTGTTGGTCTTCAGGCAAAGGCAATCGCGGCAGGTCTCAAGGTTCTCAATGTTAAGGCCGTAAAGAGTGCCGTAAAGAAGGAAGCGGCAACCCCGGCAGCAAAGGGTGCAGCCGCTCCGAAAAAGGAGACAAAGAAGCCCGCAAAGTCCAAGGCAACCGATGCACCGGTAAAGAAGGGTGCAAAGAAAGCCACGGACAAAGGCGCTGAAGCGAAAAAAGCTCCGGCGAAAGAAACAAAGAAGGCTGAAACCCCCAAGGCAGAGAAGGCTGTAAAGGCACCGGAAACGGCAACGAAAAAGGCTGCAAATCCCAAGGCCGAAAAAACCACCGAGCCTGCAGCAGCAAAACAGAATGCAGCTTCAAAGCCAAAGGCGAAAAAGAAAACCGATTCCGAGGTGAAGAAGAATGAGTGA
- a CDS encoding 50S ribosomal protein L6 yields MSAIRKVTIPKGVKAQLDGSLLHVTGPKGQLSRNMRFPQVVVTCDGNEVSISTESKRKEITAMVGTLEAHTKNMFRGVSEGFEYHMKVVYSHFPIQLKLQGNRLEIANFLGEKKARSARIEAGVVAKVANDEVVLTGIDRELVGNSAANIEHATHIRDRDPRVFQDGIYIVQRG; encoded by the coding sequence ATGTCGGCAATCAGAAAAGTAACTATCCCCAAGGGCGTTAAAGCCCAGCTTGACGGCTCGCTGCTTCATGTGACTGGCCCGAAAGGACAGCTTTCCCGGAACATGCGGTTCCCGCAGGTTGTTGTAACCTGTGATGGAAACGAAGTCTCCATCTCAACAGAATCCAAGCGTAAAGAGATCACAGCAATGGTCGGAACGCTCGAGGCACATACCAAAAATATGTTCCGCGGCGTCAGCGAAGGGTTTGAGTACCACATGAAGGTAGTCTACAGCCACTTCCCGATCCAGCTGAAACTCCAGGGAAACCGGCTTGAAATCGCCAATTTCCTTGGTGAGAAGAAGGCACGGTCTGCACGGATCGAAGCGGGTGTTGTAGCAAAGGTAGCAAACGATGAAGTTGTGCTTACCGGTATCGACCGTGAACTGGTCGGTAACTCGGCAGCAAACATCGAGCATGCAACTCACATCCGTGACCGTGACCCCCGTGTCTTCCAGGATGGCATCTATATTGTACAGAGGGGTTGA
- a CDS encoding 30S ribosomal protein S8, which produces MTRSNTLADGMCALKNAGDTGKSVCIIEPASKLLGAMLRIMQDAGYIGSFEFIDDGRGGQLKVHLTGRINRCGAITPRFSVQLDEMEYWEKQYLPGKNFGLIMLSTSRGVMSHEQARKESIGGELLGYVY; this is translated from the coding sequence ATGACACGATCAAATACTTTAGCAGACGGAATGTGTGCCTTGAAAAACGCCGGTGACACCGGCAAGTCCGTGTGCATCATCGAACCCGCTAGTAAACTCCTCGGCGCGATGCTCCGCATTATGCAGGACGCCGGTTATATTGGAAGTTTCGAGTTTATCGATGACGGCAGGGGCGGGCAGCTCAAGGTCCACCTCACGGGCAGAATTAACCGCTGCGGGGCAATCACGCCGCGGTTTTCAGTACAGCTGGATGAAATGGAATACTGGGAGAAGCAGTACCTGCCTGGAAAGAATTTCGGGCTCATTATGCTTTCGACCTCGCGCGGCGTGATGTCGCACGAACAGGCGAGGAAAGAGAGCATTGGTGGCGAACTGCTCGGGTATGTTTACTAA
- a CDS encoding 30S ribosomal protein S14 yields the protein MAGERKKIYGRGANECKMCGRKQGLVRRYHIMFCRQCFREWASKIGFKKMS from the coding sequence ATGGCTGGAGAAAGGAAGAAGATCTACGGTCGCGGTGCGAACGAATGCAAGATGTGCGGACGCAAACAGGGCCTCGTACGCAGATACCATATCATGTTCTGCAGGCAGTGCTTCCGCGAATGGGCCTCGAAGATTGGCTTTAAGAAAATGAGCTGA
- a CDS encoding 50S ribosomal protein L5, which yields MRDIYIDKVVVHMGVGESGEKLVKAENIMKTITGQISIRTIAKQTQPAFSVRKGAPIGCKVTLRGKTARDFFNTAVTILNKTVFESQFDKGGNISFGVEEHTDFPGMSYDPQIGIFGMDVNVVLERKGIRITRRRVERKKLPAKQRVNKQDAIAFLKEAYQVEVR from the coding sequence ATGCGCGATATCTATATCGACAAGGTTGTCGTTCACATGGGAGTAGGCGAGAGCGGCGAAAAACTCGTCAAAGCTGAAAACATCATGAAGACGATCACCGGTCAGATCTCCATCAGGACCATTGCAAAGCAAACCCAGCCAGCGTTCTCCGTCAGAAAAGGAGCCCCGATTGGCTGCAAAGTAACCCTCCGCGGAAAAACCGCCCGGGATTTCTTTAACACCGCTGTCACCATCCTGAACAAGACCGTATTCGAGAGCCAGTTCGACAAGGGCGGCAACATCTCGTTCGGTGTTGAGGAACACACGGATTTCCCAGGCATGTCGTATGATCCCCAGATTGGTATCTTCGGCATGGATGTGAACGTAGTTCTCGAGCGTAAGGGTATTCGTATCACCCGCAGGCGCGTGGAGAGGAAGAAACTCCCCGCAAAGCAGCGTGTGAACAAGCAGGATGCGATTGCATTCCTCAAAGAGGCATACCAGGTTGAGGTGCGCTAA
- a CDS encoding 30S ribosomal protein S4e yields MGDHLKRLDAPDSWHIAKKTNKFITKTAPGPHNANAMPITVWLRDHMGFARNLKEVKQILQQHDIIINGRPCRDSRMGIGIFDIIALPKMSKYYRILRGKNGRHQAVEIDAEAAQSRLCKIQNKTVISGGRVQLNLRYGANILADNTYKSNDSVVVSLKPEDRFKILEHFPFAVGNMAMVTGGKHSGKVARIVEIINTPGSVPNKIILEDDATKTRFDTIIPYIYMVGTKTPAIAQWGYEQ; encoded by the coding sequence ATGGGAGACCATTTAAAGCGGTTAGACGCCCCGGACTCGTGGCACATCGCAAAGAAAACAAACAAATTCATCACAAAAACAGCACCCGGTCCACACAACGCGAATGCCATGCCGATTACTGTCTGGCTTCGTGACCACATGGGCTTTGCGCGGAACCTGAAAGAGGTCAAGCAGATTCTCCAGCAGCATGATATTATCATCAACGGAAGACCCTGCCGTGACTCCCGGATGGGTATCGGTATCTTCGATATCATCGCACTGCCGAAGATGAGTAAATATTACCGGATACTCCGCGGCAAAAACGGACGTCACCAGGCTGTTGAGATTGATGCCGAAGCTGCCCAGAGCAGGTTGTGCAAGATCCAGAACAAGACAGTCATCTCCGGTGGAAGGGTTCAGTTGAACCTGCGTTACGGTGCCAATATCCTTGCGGACAATACCTACAAATCGAACGACTCGGTTGTTGTATCGTTAAAACCCGAAGACCGGTTCAAGATCCTCGAACATTTCCCCTTCGCTGTCGGCAACATGGCGATGGTCACCGGAGGTAAGCATTCCGGTAAGGTGGCGCGGATAGTCGAGATTATCAATACTCCTGGAAGCGTCCCCAACAAAATCATTCTTGAGGATGATGCCACGAAGACCCGGTTCGACACGATTATCCCCTATATCTATATGGTAGGCACAAAGACGCCCGCAATCGCACAATGGGGGTATGAGCAGTGA
- a CDS encoding 50S ribosomal protein L24: MVRIESEQPRKQRKARYQAPSHVKSKYLNAPLSAALKDQYKVKTLRVVKGDTVKVTRGDFVGDEGIVDAVDTRKSKIVVHGVTSTKADGTEVPRPVDASNVQITKLNLADKRREAKLAEAE; encoded by the coding sequence ATGGTAAGAATCGAAAGCGAACAGCCAAGAAAGCAAAGAAAGGCACGCTATCAGGCACCTTCACACGTGAAGTCCAAATACTTAAACGCCCCGCTTTCCGCTGCACTGAAAGATCAATACAAGGTAAAGACACTGCGGGTCGTCAAGGGAGACACAGTAAAAGTCACCCGAGGGGATTTTGTCGGTGATGAAGGGATCGTTGATGCTGTTGATACCAGGAAGTCAAAGATTGTCGTCCATGGTGTTACGTCAACCAAGGCTGACGGGACTGAAGTTCCCCGCCCCGTTGATGCGTCGAACGTCCAGATAACCAAACTGAACCTTGCAGACAAGCGCCGTGAGGCAAAATTAGCGGAGGCTGAATAA
- a CDS encoding 50S ribosomal protein L14, protein MKAKGSKTPRSLATGTRLACADNTGARTVQIISVFGFHGVRRRQPKLGLGDLATVSVQKGTPDMRRKLVRAVVIRQKKEIRRPSGMRVSFDDNAVVVVDEKNEPKGTEIKGPVAREVAERFPKLGSMATIIV, encoded by the coding sequence ATGAAAGCAAAGGGTTCAAAGACCCCACGATCACTCGCCACAGGGACGAGACTTGCATGCGCCGATAACACCGGTGCCAGAACAGTGCAGATCATTTCAGTCTTTGGCTTCCATGGAGTCAGGCGCCGTCAGCCCAAACTGGGTCTGGGGGATCTCGCCACGGTGAGTGTCCAGAAAGGTACACCCGACATGCGCCGCAAGCTGGTGCGTGCGGTTGTCATCCGGCAGAAGAAGGAGATTCGCAGGCCAAGCGGCATGCGGGTGTCCTTTGATGACAACGCTGTTGTCGTGGTGGATGAAAAGAATGAGCCAAAAGGAACAGAGATCAAAGGACCGGTTGCCCGTGAAGTTGCGGAACGGTTCCCGAAACTCGGATCCATGGCCACGATCATCGTATGA
- a CDS encoding 30S ribosomal protein S17, with product MALNIGLNVQAPQKECADVNCPFHGTLPVRGQVITGKVVSDRMMGTVVVERNFMHYIRKYKRYEKRSSKLHAHNSPCIQAKVGDMVKIAECRPLSKSTTFVVVEVQQP from the coding sequence ATGGCACTAAACATTGGATTGAACGTTCAGGCACCCCAGAAGGAGTGCGCGGATGTTAATTGTCCGTTTCACGGCACTTTACCGGTGCGCGGCCAGGTGATCACCGGCAAAGTCGTGAGCGATCGAATGATGGGAACGGTTGTAGTAGAGCGTAATTTCATGCACTACATCCGGAAATACAAGCGGTACGAAAAACGCAGCTCGAAACTCCATGCGCACAACTCCCCCTGCATCCAGGCGAAGGTTGGCGATATGGTGAAGATTGCTGAGTGCAGACCGTTGTCAAAGAGCACCACCTTTGTAGTAGTAGAGGTGCAGCAGCCATGA
- a CDS encoding ribonuclease P: MISPQNVIRHELIGFDVLVSGATNPLHRGICGRIIDETKNLVVIMTSQGAKRIPKTHTRFQLHIGSRIVEIDGSVMALAPEKRINLHDRKRIP; the protein is encoded by the coding sequence ATGATCTCTCCCCAGAACGTTATCAGGCACGAATTGATCGGCTTTGACGTTCTGGTTTCGGGAGCCACAAACCCCCTTCACCGGGGAATTTGCGGTCGCATCATCGATGAAACAAAAAATCTGGTGGTAATCATGACATCACAGGGTGCAAAACGTATCCCCAAGACGCACACCAGATTTCAGCTGCACATCGGCAGCAGAATTGTCGAGATTGATGGATCCGTGATGGCTCTGGCTCCTGAAAAGAGGATCAACCTGCACGATAGGAAGAGGATACCATAA
- the rpmC gene encoding 50S ribosomal protein L29, with protein sequence MAIFRAKDVRQLSEVEIQEQMGKLRMELVQHYGKVSAGGATENSGHIRELRRTIARMLTEQNRRRTA encoded by the coding sequence ATGGCGATCTTCAGGGCAAAGGATGTCCGGCAGCTTTCGGAAGTTGAAATTCAGGAACAGATGGGAAAACTCCGGATGGAGCTTGTCCAGCACTACGGTAAAGTCAGTGCCGGTGGCGCAACCGAGAACTCGGGACACATCAGAGAACTCCGGCGAACAATCGCCCGCATGTTGACCGAGCAGAACCGCAGGAGAACTGCATGA
- a CDS encoding 30S ribosomal protein S3 has product MAVERKFISEGVRKARVEKYLSKELKRAGYGGMDIARTPLGTQVTIFAEKPGIVIGKGGKLVHQLTLDLAQNYGVESPQIEVQQVTNPSFNAQIMAERLANALERGWYFRKAGTSILRRVMESGALGCEVVIAGKLTGARARTQKFTEGYIKHCGEPSNTIVEKGYAVAIKKLGVIGVQVKLVPGGAKMPDHFTIIEQEKKRPAAVATVTSIGDAEVDEPALPDEKLGEDQ; this is encoded by the coding sequence ATGGCAGTCGAGAGAAAATTCATTTCAGAGGGTGTACGGAAAGCCCGCGTTGAGAAGTACCTTTCAAAGGAACTCAAACGCGCGGGATATGGCGGTATGGATATTGCCAGAACCCCGCTGGGTACACAGGTCACCATCTTTGCCGAGAAGCCCGGTATCGTGATCGGTAAGGGCGGGAAACTCGTCCACCAGCTCACCCTGGACCTTGCCCAGAACTACGGTGTTGAATCACCGCAGATCGAAGTGCAGCAGGTCACCAACCCCAGCTTCAACGCCCAGATCATGGCAGAAAGACTCGCCAATGCCTTGGAGAGGGGCTGGTACTTCCGTAAGGCAGGCACCAGCATCCTGCGCCGTGTCATGGAATCCGGTGCACTGGGTTGTGAAGTCGTGATTGCCGGTAAGCTGACCGGTGCACGTGCGCGTACCCAGAAGTTCACCGAAGGCTACATCAAGCACTGCGGTGAACCCAGCAACACGATCGTTGAGAAAGGCTACGCAGTTGCCATCAAGAAACTTGGTGTAATCGGTGTCCAGGTCAAACTGGTCCCCGGTGGCGCAAAGATGCCCGATCATTTCACGATCATCGAGCAGGAAAAGAAGCGCCCGGCAGCCGTTGCCACGGTCACCAGTATCGGTGACGCAGAGGTTGACGAGCCCGCACTTCCTGACGAGAAATTAGGGGAGGACCAATAA
- a CDS encoding 50S ribosomal protein L22 produces the protein MARIDYSLKIAGDDIARGKANELNMSPKHSIEIATFIRHQHVNDAIAYLNQVVTLKKAIPFRRFNRNVAHKRGLPGNWDAGRYPVKASKAYIRLLESIKKNAEYIGLDPENLEIIHATASRGRAQKAFFPRAMGRATPKVRESVNLEIVVREVA, from the coding sequence ATGGCACGAATTGATTATTCACTGAAAATCGCAGGCGATGACATAGCCAGAGGAAAGGCTAACGAACTGAATATGTCGCCCAAGCATTCGATCGAAATTGCCACGTTCATCAGGCATCAGCATGTGAACGATGCAATTGCATACCTGAATCAGGTCGTCACCTTGAAAAAGGCAATTCCGTTCCGGCGATTTAACCGGAACGTTGCCCACAAGCGTGGTCTTCCCGGTAACTGGGATGCAGGCAGGTACCCGGTCAAGGCATCAAAGGCCTATATCCGCCTCCTTGAATCGATAAAGAAGAATGCCGAGTACATTGGTCTCGACCCGGAAAACTTAGAGATCATCCATGCCACGGCAAGCCGCGGGCGGGCTCAGAAGGCATTCTTCCCAAGAGCAATGGGACGAGCAACCCCCAAGGTCCGCGAATCCGTGAACCTTGAGATCGTAGTCCGAGAGGTGGCATAA
- a CDS encoding 30S ribosomal protein S19, producing MAAPKKTQKRMPRRREEFTYRGFTIDELKAKGISELLPLMPSRPRRKIVRGFSRGEETLLAKVRSGDEKVRTHLREMLVMPEMIGKTIEIYNGKEFLKVEFQPESVFHYLGEFALTRKKISHGSAGIGATRGSKYVPLK from the coding sequence ATGGCAGCACCTAAAAAGACACAGAAGAGAATGCCAAGACGGCGTGAGGAGTTCACCTATCGCGGCTTTACAATAGACGAGCTCAAGGCAAAGGGAATCAGCGAACTCCTCCCGCTTATGCCTTCCCGTCCCCGCCGCAAGATTGTTCGCGGTTTCTCCCGTGGAGAAGAGACATTACTCGCTAAGGTTCGCAGTGGCGATGAAAAAGTCAGAACACATCTCCGTGAGATGCTGGTCATGCCGGAAATGATCGGCAAGACCATCGAGATTTACAATGGCAAAGAGTTCCTCAAGGTGGAATTCCAGCCGGAGTCTGTCTTCCACTACCTCGGTGAATTTGCACTGACCAGAAAGAAGATCTCTCACGGAAGCGCCGGTATCGGTGCAACACGAGGAAGCAAGTACGTTCCGCTGAAGTGA
- a CDS encoding 50S ribosomal protein L2 — protein sequence MGHRITTQARGKGGPTYRAPSHRYKAELKHIGDDTQNITGSVIDIEHDPARNAPIALVKLESGSKVYMLVTEGLGIGEVITWGSSGEVKNGNTLTLQHIPTGTYICNIEARPNDGGKFVRASGVQAVVVDKIEDRVGIKMPSGKTKWFNHRCRATIGIVAGGGRVDKPFVKAGNKHHKMQNTASNWPRVRGVAMNVIDHPFGGGGHQHTGRPKTVARGTSPGRTVGHVAARRTGKSRK from the coding sequence ATGGGACATCGCATTACTACACAAGCGCGTGGAAAAGGAGGTCCGACATACCGGGCGCCATCCCACCGTTACAAAGCAGAGTTGAAACACATCGGTGACGACACACAGAATATCACCGGCAGTGTTATCGACATCGAGCACGACCCGGCCCGCAATGCACCTATTGCACTCGTCAAACTCGAGAGTGGATCCAAGGTTTATATGCTTGTGACCGAAGGGCTCGGAATCGGAGAAGTTATCACCTGGGGTTCCAGCGGAGAAGTGAAGAACGGAAACACACTCACTCTCCAGCACATCCCGACCGGTACCTACATCTGCAATATCGAAGCCCGCCCCAATGATGGCGGCAAGTTTGTCAGGGCGTCAGGAGTCCAGGCAGTTGTCGTTGATAAAATAGAAGACCGGGTCGGTATTAAGATGCCCAGCGGCAAGACCAAGTGGTTCAACCACCGCTGCCGTGCAACTATCGGTATCGTAGCCGGTGGCGGTCGCGTAGACAAGCCGTTTGTCAAAGCAGGCAACAAGCACCATAAGATGCAGAACACCGCATCCAACTGGCCACGCGTCCGTGGTGTCGCAATGAACGTTATCGACCACCCGTTCGGTGGCGGTGGACACCAGCACACTGGTCGCCCGAAGACTGTTGCGAGAGGCACATCTCCAGGCAGGACTGTAGGGCATGTGGCTGCACGCAGGACAGGTAAGAGCAGGAAGTGA
- a CDS encoding 50S ribosomal protein L23 — translation MVLKYPFVTEKAMVLLENQSKLQFLVNRQATKISIKREMEKTFGQKVKSVCTLMNMHGEKKATVSFENEKAAEEILSRLGIM, via the coding sequence ATGGTTCTGAAATACCCGTTTGTAACTGAAAAGGCGATGGTCCTGTTAGAGAACCAGAGCAAACTCCAGTTCCTCGTTAACCGTCAGGCAACAAAGATCTCCATCAAACGCGAGATGGAAAAGACGTTCGGACAGAAGGTAAAGAGCGTTTGCACTCTCATGAACATGCACGGTGAAAAGAAAGCCACCGTGAGCTTTGAGAACGAAAAAGCAGCCGAGGAAATTCTGAGCCGGCTTGGCATAATGTAG
- the rpl4p gene encoding 50S ribosomal protein L4, translating to MKAQVKTLDGGVVKDIELPELFSEAYRPDLIKKAVMALQSTRRQPHGTNPFAGICSSAVGWGSGRGSSHVPRLKNGSRAAKVPQAKGGREAHPPKVAKILIKEINQKEKQKAFRSAVAASICEELIRGRGHIFNGAAPFVLEDKFESLDKTADVITALTTAGLYGDVERSKDSKKVKAGRGKMRGRRFKQRKSLLIVTAGTPLRAARNLSGVDVVTVDQLNVEHLAPGMLAGRLTVWTESALVRLEGR from the coding sequence ATGAAAGCACAGGTTAAAACACTTGATGGCGGCGTTGTAAAAGACATTGAACTTCCGGAACTCTTTTCCGAAGCATACCGCCCCGATCTGATCAAAAAGGCAGTCATGGCCCTCCAGAGCACCCGCAGGCAGCCGCACGGGACTAACCCGTTTGCCGGCATCTGCTCGTCAGCAGTAGGCTGGGGAAGCGGTCGTGGTTCATCGCACGTGCCCCGTCTCAAAAACGGTTCACGGGCAGCCAAGGTTCCGCAGGCAAAGGGCGGGCGTGAAGCACACCCCCCGAAAGTAGCCAAAATACTGATCAAAGAGATCAACCAGAAGGAAAAACAGAAGGCATTCCGCTCTGCGGTTGCAGCAAGCATCTGTGAAGAACTCATCAGGGGAAGAGGCCACATCTTCAATGGCGCAGCCCCGTTTGTCCTCGAGGACAAGTTTGAGTCTCTTGACAAGACAGCAGATGTCATCACCGCCCTCACTACAGCAGGTCTCTACGGAGATGTTGAGCGGTCAAAGGACAGCAAGAAAGTCAAAGCCGGGAGAGGCAAGATGCGCGGTCGCCGGTTCAAGCAGCGAAAGAGCCTGCTCATCGTCACTGCCGGAACACCGCTGCGTGCAGCACGCAACCTTTCCGGTGTCGATGTAGTGACTGTAGACCAACTGAATGTAGAGCACCTTGCACCCGGTATGCTGGCAGGACGCCTGACCGTATGGACCGAAAGTGCACTCGTCCGGCTGGAGGGGAGATAA
- a CDS encoding 50S ribosomal protein L3, translating into MPKINRPRRGSLAFSPRKRAKSPIPKYQSWPVTEGAPMLQGFAGYKVGMTHVIMVDDRKTSPTEGKEIMVPVTVIEIPSMKVAAIRAYSRDTYGKHALTEIWADPLDAVLGRRITMPKDYNKEAAQKKFADAITAGIVAEIHAVTYTQPAALSGVPKKVPDLMEIKVGGGDIAKLFEFAQGLLGQEITLDNVIQTGAFADITAITTGKGTQGAVKRWGIALRKRKHSRGKKERHIGTLGPWNPHHVRWQVPQIGQLGFQQRTEFNKRILKVSENASEITPAGGFLHYGVLKSPYVLVKGSIPGPVKRLVRIRPAIRLGEQVVKMPAIQFVSVQSKQG; encoded by the coding sequence ATGCCAAAAATTAACAGACCCCGCCGTGGTTCTCTTGCATTCAGCCCGAGAAAGCGTGCAAAGAGCCCAATCCCGAAGTACCAGTCGTGGCCCGTTACCGAAGGGGCACCGATGCTGCAGGGATTTGCAGGATACAAAGTAGGTATGACGCATGTTATCATGGTGGACGATCGCAAGACCAGCCCCACCGAAGGTAAGGAGATAATGGTGCCCGTCACCGTTATTGAAATACCCTCGATGAAAGTGGCTGCAATCCGCGCATACTCCCGTGATACATACGGTAAACATGCCCTGACCGAAATCTGGGCAGACCCGCTCGATGCAGTTCTTGGACGCAGGATCACTATGCCCAAGGATTACAACAAAGAAGCCGCGCAGAAAAAATTTGCAGATGCAATTACAGCCGGTATTGTTGCAGAGATCCATGCGGTTACCTACACACAACCCGCAGCCCTTTCCGGAGTTCCCAAGAAAGTCCCCGACCTTATGGAAATCAAGGTCGGCGGTGGCGATATCGCGAAATTGTTTGAATTTGCGCAGGGTCTCTTAGGACAAGAGATCACGTTAGATAATGTCATCCAGACCGGCGCGTTTGCCGATATTACGGCGATCACAACCGGTAAAGGTACCCAGGGTGCTGTAAAGCGCTGGGGTATCGCACTGCGCAAACGCAAGCACTCTCGCGGCAAGAAAGAACGACATATCGGTACTCTTGGACCATGGAACCCCCACCATGTAAGGTGGCAGGTCCCCCAGATTGGTCAGCTGGGATTCCAGCAGCGCACTGAATTCAACAAGCGGATCTTAAAAGTCAGCGAGAATGCCAGTGAAATCACACCAGCAGGTGGATTCCTTCACTATGGTGTTTTAAAGAGCCCGTATGTTCTGGTCAAGGGATCGATACCCGGTCCGGTCAAGCGTCTTGTACGTATCCGCCCGGCAATTCGTCTCGGTGAACAAGTTGTCAAGATGCCCGCAATCCAGTTTGTGAGCGTCCAGAGCAAGCAGGGGTGA